In Actinoplanes octamycinicus, the genomic window CCAGCCAGTCGAGAGCCCGCCGGTACGCCGCGCGCTCCAACTCGACGTCCCGGTAGCCCTCCCGGACCCAGGTGCTTTTCAGCAGGGTGGGCAGCGCCTCCGGCTGGCGGCGCTCGACGGGCAGCGCATACCAGTTCTTCAGGGCGGTGTGCACGCTGGCGCCCAGCGAGTTGTGCGCCCAGGGCGGGCCCTTGGGCGGGGTGGGCCGGTCGACGTACGCATAGCGATAGCGCCGGGGGCAGTCGAGGTAGGCCCCGAGCTTGCTGGGGGTGCAGACGAAGAGACGCTCGGGCATGCCGGCGAAGCCGAGTTGCTCGGGGACGGCGGCGCGGTTCCGGGTGGGAGGCACGCGACAATCCTGCCAGCACCCCCCGACAAGAACCGTCAGAGGCGCGGCGCGTAAACCTGCACGAAGGCGAAGATCGCGTCCGCGATGAGCTGCACCGCGATCGCCGCGAGCAGCAGACCGGCGATCCGGGTGAGCACCTCGATGCCGGCCGGCCGGAGCAGCTTCACGATCAGTCCGGAGAAGCGCAGCACCAGCCAGACGGTGGCCATCACGGCCAGGATCGCGGCGCCCAGGATCAGATACTCGTCCAGGCTCTCGGCGCGCTGCACGAAGAGCATGGTGGCGACGATCGCGCCGGGCCCGGCCAGCAGCGGCGTGCCGAGCGGGACCAGCGCCACGTTGCTGGTGCCGGCCTGCTCGGCCGGCTCGTCGGTCTTGCCGGTGAGCAGCTGCAGGGCGACCAGCACCAGCAGCAGGCCACCGGCCGCCTGCAGGGACGGCAGCTGCACGTGCAGGTAGTCCAGCAGGGTCTGCCCGGCGACCGCGAACCCGACGATCACGCCGAGGGCGAGCAGCACCGCCTGGGTGCCGGCCCGGTTGCGGGCCTTCGCGGGCATGGCGCCGGTCAGCGCGAGGAAGACCGGGACCATACCGGGCGGATCGACGATCACCAGCAGGGTCACGAAGAACTCGCCGAACAGCTTGAGGTTCACCCGATCAAGGTAGGGTGCGGCACTCGTTCGCGCAGGCTGGTGCGGCGATCGTCACCCGAGGACGGGAACACCGGTGGCCGCGGCGGCGATCTTCTCGAAGACCTCCGGGGCGGTCACGAAGGCGCCGAGCTGGACCGTCTTGTGCGTACCGTGGAAATCGGACGAGCCGGTGACCACCAGACCCAACCGGTCGGCCAGCGATCTGATCTCGTCCCGCTCCGCGGGCGAATGGTCCTCGTGGTCGGCCTCCAGGCCGAACAGGCCGGCATCGGCCAGCTCCACGATCAGCTCGTCCGGCACCACCCGCCCGCGCTTGGTCGCCCGCGGGTGCGCGAAGACCGGCACCCCACCGGCCGCCCGCACCGCCGCGACCG contains:
- a CDS encoding MarC family protein, with amino-acid sequence MNLKLFGEFFVTLLVIVDPPGMVPVFLALTGAMPAKARNRAGTQAVLLALGVIVGFAVAGQTLLDYLHVQLPSLQAAGGLLLVLVALQLLTGKTDEPAEQAGTSNVALVPLGTPLLAGPGAIVATMLFVQRAESLDEYLILGAAILAVMATVWLVLRFSGLIVKLLRPAGIEVLTRIAGLLLAAIAVQLIADAIFAFVQVYAPRL